Proteins encoded in a region of the Triticum dicoccoides isolate Atlit2015 ecotype Zavitan chromosome 3A, WEW_v2.0, whole genome shotgun sequence genome:
- the LOC119267789 gene encoding factor of DNA methylation 1-like, producing MDLDMDDYMDPYEEAEAEAAAEAAGVTGPGAASADEESDGEDDSEAESDYEEESYGLLKSGKHRVRNPDGTFRCPFCPGKKKQDYKLKDLLQHADGIGVSSKHRRHGRERAFHRAFARFVRAEPSFAQELSTIVGIPGATVTATANADATDKGKAVANGHTSGSSAVAVTEGPPQDGEEKFAWPWCGILAAGAGFNAENFADRVAMFSPEDIVPLVFDDTEKSECFAIVRFSPGWGGFSDALALENQFSVNKLGKKEWEARSSCGGAVDGEENENGEVKVYGWVAREVDYTAGGLVGRYLRKHTDIKTIDEITKSQREPLGKIVAALATQLEAKNQDLQDLETKKNATEFSIARLEEDNRRLHEAYNEEMRKLHRKARDNALRIFQDNENLKLEIENNKREMVLRAKQLEKLSVENANDRKKLAELSDEKQKAKDDKSELELASIEQQRNDQDILKLVEDQKREKEDALARMLELEKELHEKRELELEVTRLNGTLQVMKHLEGDDDGDIHDKMEKLSEKLEHERKRLEELSGELVRKERESNDELQEARKELIMGLEDILSGRTAIGIKRMGELDERPFQNACKRKYGNDDHETRAAELVSSWQEEIKKPAWHPYKFVKAEDGSDKEVVNDEDPRLKQLWIEYGDDVCNAVKTALSEVNEYNPSGRYVVSELWNFRKNRKATMKEVLRFIFQQMEVPGKRRRG from the exons ATGGATCTCGACATGGACGACTACATGGACCCCTACGAGGaggccgaggccgaggccgccgcggAAGCCGCCGGCGTGACCGGCCCAGGCGCCGCATCCGCGGACGAGGAGTCGGACGGCGAGGACGACTCGGAGGCCGAGAGCGACTACGAGGAGGAGTCCTACGGCCTTCTCAAGTCCGGCAAGCACCGGGTGCGCAACCCGGACGGCACCTTCCGCTGCCCCTTCTGCCCCGGCAAGAAGAAGCAGGACTACAAGCTCAAGGACCTCCTCCAGCACGCCGACGGCATTGGCGTCTCCAGCAAGCACCGCCGCCACGGCCGGGAGCGTGCCTTCCACCGTGCCTTTGCCCGCTTTGTCCGcgccgagccgtcctttgcgcaggAGCTCTCCACTATCGTTGGGATTCCCGGTGCCACTGTAACTGCTACTGCTAATGCAGATGCCACTGACAAAGGAAAGGCCGTTGCCAATGGTCACACCAGTGGATCCAGTGCTGTGGCAGTGACTGAGGGACCACCACAGGATGGCGAAGAGAAGTTTGCTTGGCCATGGTGTGGAATTCTTGCAGCTGGTGCAGGGTTCAATGCTGAAAACTTTGCAGATAGAGTGGCCATGTTTAGCCCAGAAGACATTGTGCCTTTAGTTTTCGATGACACAGAAAAGTCGGAATGCTTTGCAATTGTGCGGTTTAGTCCTGGCTGGGGTGGATTTAGTGACGCTCTCGCACTTGAGAACCAATTCAGTGTAAATAAGCTTGGGAAGAAGGAATGGGAGGCAAGGAGCAGCTGTGGAGGTGCTGTGGACGGCGAGGAGAACGAGAATGGTGAGGTTAAGGTTTATGGTTGGGTTGCCCGAGAGGTGGACTACACTGCTGGGGGTTTGGTGGGAAGATACTTGAGGAAGCATACTGACATTAAGACCATAGATGAGATTACCAAGAGTCAGAGGGAGCCATTGGGGAAGATTGTGGCAGCACTGGCAACTCAGCTCGAGGCAAAGAACCAAGACTTGCAGGATCTGGAGACAAAGAAGAATGCAACAGAATTCTCCATTGCAAGGCTTGAGGAGGACAATAGGAGGCTGCATGAGGCATATAATGAAG AAATGCGCAAGCTGCATCGCAAGGCTCGTGACAATGCTCTGAGGATTTTCCAGGACAATGAAAATTTGAAGCTTGAAATAGAAAATAACAAGAGAGAAATGGTTTTGCGTGCTAAGCAGCTGGAGAAGTTGTCAGTTGAGAATGCCAACGACAGGAAAAAACTTGCAGAACTTTCTGATGAGAAGCAAAAG GCAAAAGACGATAAAAGTGAACTTGAGCTGGCAAGTATAGAACAGCAGAGGAATGATCAGGATATTTTGAAGCTAGTCGAGGACCAGAAG AGGGAAAAGGAGGATGCCCTCGCAAGAATGCTTGAGCTGGAAAAGGAGCTGCATGAGAAACGAGAACTTGAGCTCGAAGTGACACGATTGAATGGCACACTCCAAGTGATGAAACATTTGGAAGGAGACGATGATGGGGATATTCATGACAAGATGGAGAAGCTTAGTGAAAAGCTAGAGCATGAAAGGAAACGCCTGGAAGAGCTGAGCGGAGAGCTGGTGAGGAAAGAGCGTGAAAGTAATGATGAGTTACAGGAGGCCCGAAAAGAATTGATAATG GGTTTGGAGGACATACTCAGCGGGCGGACAGCTATCGGTATCAAAAGGATGGGCGAACTTGATGAAAGACCTTTTCAGAATGCATGCAAGAGAAAATATGGAAATGATGATCATGAGACGAGGGCAGCAGAGCTGGTCTCGAGTTGGCAGGAGGAGATAAAGAAGCCAGCCTGGCATCCTTATAAGTTTGTTAAGGCTGAAGACGGAAGTGACAAG GAAGTTGTAAATGATGAGGACCCAAGACTGAAGCAATTGTGGATCGAATATGGTGACGATGTGTGCAATGCAGTGAAGACCGCTCTGAGCGAAGTAAATGAGTACAACCCGAGCGGAAGGTACGTGGTGTCAGAGCTGTGGAATTTCAGGAAAAACCGTAAGGCGACGATGAAAGAGGTGCTGAGGTTCATCTTCCAGCAGATGGAGGTGCCCGGCAAGCGCAGGAGGGGTTGA